Proteins co-encoded in one Methanobacterium bryantii genomic window:
- a CDS encoding AAA family ATPase, which yields MDDLAWGTDAELTDEQFYNREEDISLIKTLLESTSTGSAPTLMIAGIRGVGKTVLLKKIKKELENNYLICYADLSATSGYQMGNLTEMGIMIHFYECWMESCKNKGFSKILNKVKRQLTTKNFGIREFVDAGGYPIPIPKAEDDYKKLSKFVLELPQLIYEDHSDEIKGSILIIDEFQVLKDLGDRLNTFLWFLRSVIQSQKNVAYVFSGSVNSRDSITEQIAGKDGAFGGRMLNIEIHPFTKQTVQNYLNEKLPSLNLDDGGFERFYKCTNGIPFYVNTFAKLLPTDILLDENKVKKEFKRTLPLIAVHLSNQWNRLTLQEQNIITTIINGPIKRKDIANKLNITPGSLSKPLNKLQKLELIELNEVGYDIAEPILKAWLKKEYEEKGVFPFRSV from the coding sequence ATGGATGACTTAGCATGGGGAACAGATGCAGAATTAACCGATGAACAATTTTACAATAGGGAAGAAGATATTTCGTTAATTAAAACATTATTAGAATCAACTTCTACTGGATCTGCTCCAACGCTTATGATAGCCGGTATTAGGGGAGTAGGAAAGACAGTTTTACTTAAAAAAATAAAAAAAGAACTTGAAAATAATTATCTGATTTGTTATGCTGATCTGTCTGCTACATCTGGTTATCAAATGGGTAACTTAACTGAAATGGGCATAATGATACATTTTTATGAATGTTGGATGGAATCATGCAAAAATAAGGGGTTTTCTAAAATATTAAATAAGGTAAAAAGACAATTGACAACAAAAAATTTTGGAATACGAGAGTTTGTAGATGCTGGAGGATATCCTATACCCATACCTAAAGCAGAAGATGATTATAAAAAGCTTTCAAAATTTGTTTTAGAACTACCACAACTAATTTATGAAGACCATTCTGATGAAATTAAAGGATCCATTCTCATTATTGATGAATTTCAGGTTCTTAAGGATCTGGGTGATAGATTAAATACATTTTTATGGTTCCTTAGAAGCGTAATTCAAAGTCAAAAAAACGTAGCCTATGTTTTCTCAGGATCTGTAAATTCAAGAGATTCTATAACTGAACAAATAGCAGGTAAAGATGGTGCTTTTGGAGGTAGAATGTTAAATATAGAAATACACCCATTCACTAAGCAAACAGTACAAAATTATCTAAATGAAAAATTACCTTCTCTAAATTTGGATGATGGAGGATTTGAAAGATTTTACAAATGCACAAATGGAATACCATTTTATGTAAATACATTTGCTAAATTACTTCCAACAGATATTCTTTTAGATGAAAACAAAGTAAAAAAAGAATTTAAAAGGACATTACCACTAATTGCAGTTCATTTATCGAATCAATGGAATAGATTGACCTTACAAGAACAAAATATTATAACAACCATTATTAATGGCCCTATTAAACGGAAAGACATTGCAAATAAATTGAATATAACTCCAGGTTCATTAAGTAAACCATTAAATAAATTACAGAAATTAGAATTGATAGAACTAAACGAAGTAGGTTATGATATTGCAGAGCCTATTTTAAAAGCTTGGCTTAAAAAAGAATATGAAGAAAAAGGTGTTTTTCCATTTAGAAGTGTTTAA